One part of the Candidatus Eisenbacteria bacterium genome encodes these proteins:
- a CDS encoding M6 family metalloprotease domain-containing protein — protein sequence MNAFARSGLAGALGLALWVLSSPVYALTPPVRDGFPEIVRLRAAEGVFAPHPDPGGAPLATLPRRPFAPAASADTARRALVVPTDFADQPSVYSSDSLRWLLFELRSSGPGTGSLRDYYRDVSLNQLDVTGAVHPWIRARYPKNYYAAYHFGLGGLSPTTHNATTLVTEMVQALDSLGVDFSPYDVNGDGYVDALWIVHSGQGGEYNMSDGTNIWSHQSSLSAWGLPPYMTHTPWPGHPGQFLQVNRYIVLPEMSSVRPGEFTEIGTYCHEYGHTLGLPDLYSTVGPPYPGVGNWDLMAGGAHGGDGHHPECPSQPGAWTRAWLGWLPPSNVSAEGPVRIEPTETTPASLKLWSDGRPQNEYYLLENRHPLGWDRYLPGGGLLVWHVDDALVAAGLPTNSVQSYPTFGVRVMEADGLGDLYLGVNRGDAGDVYPGYSRNTALDDASVPVSRDNRGANPNVAVRGVRLNSDRSVEAYLAFTPDRWQPAGTVRGPAGTLALSGGAGYTAVTDGSGSLHLLWADDSQGTFHVYCLTRPLGMRWEAAPTQLDQSEGAYTFSVATDADGGLMAAWTQYSGGRSQLVARHRSAGGTWEPQQVLRDGVTISSVPSLTGDSRGLVACAWAERMATVPERVLLMTWSNPVGWNLSPFVLPEDSVTSQPAVVADARDGLHLAYLLKSGVNVGLYHTSRPYGDVAWSRPNGPLALGRLVRQPCIAALDSDCVVVAWRDAGGGKDVIMYRRLNSAIWESPKGPTGTSLGSAWPFSMVSDAASKRLTFVWDSDPGDGMRVMYRDIGLESAWDAGEHVLAGPDSGGASSPGAVRGASGGMAVVWLQNGRVHVRTRLGTVPVGRPPQIVPLPSSPSHLGQSRPNPMNPHAVIPFRVPESGAVLPAGGSAARGAGVPAPAAAAGRVSLAILDVTGRRVRILLDGPRDPGSYEATWDGRLEDGRRAPSGVYFYRLDLGSGRVETRKLLLVR from the coding sequence ATGAATGCGTTCGCGCGCTCCGGCCTCGCGGGGGCCCTGGGACTGGCCCTCTGGGTCCTCTCGAGTCCCGTCTACGCTCTCACCCCTCCGGTGCGCGACGGCTTCCCTGAAATCGTGCGGCTCCGCGCCGCCGAGGGCGTGTTTGCGCCCCACCCGGACCCGGGCGGGGCCCCCTTGGCCACGCTCCCGCGGCGCCCGTTCGCGCCCGCCGCGTCGGCGGACACCGCGCGCCGCGCCCTGGTGGTGCCCACGGACTTCGCCGACCAGCCGTCGGTGTACTCCTCGGACAGCCTGCGCTGGCTGCTGTTCGAGTTGCGCTCCAGCGGGCCGGGCACCGGCTCGCTCCGCGACTATTACCGCGACGTCTCGCTGAACCAGCTCGATGTGACCGGCGCGGTGCACCCCTGGATCCGGGCCCGCTACCCCAAGAACTACTACGCGGCGTACCACTTCGGCCTCGGCGGCCTCTCCCCCACGACCCACAACGCGACCACGCTGGTGACCGAAATGGTCCAGGCCCTGGACAGCCTGGGGGTAGACTTTTCGCCCTATGACGTGAACGGCGACGGCTACGTGGACGCCCTGTGGATCGTGCACAGCGGCCAGGGTGGGGAATACAACATGTCGGACGGCACCAATATCTGGTCGCACCAGAGCTCGCTCTCCGCGTGGGGGCTGCCGCCGTACATGACGCACACGCCGTGGCCCGGTCACCCGGGACAGTTCCTGCAGGTCAACCGCTACATCGTCCTGCCCGAGATGAGCAGCGTGCGCCCCGGGGAATTCACCGAGATCGGCACCTACTGCCATGAGTACGGGCACACCCTGGGTCTGCCCGACCTGTACAGCACCGTGGGCCCGCCCTACCCGGGCGTGGGCAACTGGGACCTCATGGCCGGCGGCGCGCACGGGGGCGATGGTCACCACCCCGAGTGTCCCTCGCAGCCGGGCGCTTGGACGCGCGCGTGGCTGGGCTGGCTGCCGCCCTCGAACGTGAGCGCCGAGGGGCCGGTGCGGATCGAGCCCACCGAGACCACGCCCGCCTCGCTCAAGCTGTGGAGCGACGGCCGGCCCCAGAACGAATACTACCTGCTGGAGAACCGCCACCCGCTGGGCTGGGACCGCTACCTTCCCGGCGGAGGGCTGCTGGTGTGGCACGTGGATGACGCCCTGGTGGCCGCCGGCCTGCCCACGAACTCGGTGCAGTCCTATCCCACGTTCGGCGTGCGGGTCATGGAAGCCGACGGGCTCGGCGACCTGTACCTCGGCGTGAACCGCGGTGACGCCGGCGACGTCTACCCCGGCTACTCGCGAAACACCGCCCTGGACGACGCCAGCGTGCCGGTCTCGCGGGACAACCGCGGCGCCAACCCCAACGTGGCGGTGCGCGGTGTGCGGCTGAACTCCGACCGCTCGGTGGAGGCGTACCTGGCGTTCACTCCCGACCGCTGGCAGCCAGCGGGAACGGTGCGCGGTCCGGCGGGAACCCTGGCGCTCTCGGGTGGGGCGGGCTACACCGCGGTCACCGACGGTTCCGGATCGCTGCACCTGCTCTGGGCGGACGACTCGCAGGGGACGTTCCACGTGTATTGCCTGACCCGCCCGCTGGGGATGCGCTGGGAGGCCGCGCCCACGCAGCTGGACCAGTCCGAGGGAGCCTACACGTTCTCGGTCGCCACGGACGCGGACGGCGGCCTGATGGCGGCATGGACGCAGTATTCGGGCGGGCGCTCGCAGCTGGTCGCGCGCCATCGGTCCGCCGGGGGCACCTGGGAACCGCAGCAGGTGCTGCGGGACGGGGTCACCATCTCGTCCGTCCCGTCGCTGACGGGGGATTCGCGCGGGCTGGTGGCGTGCGCCTGGGCGGAACGAATGGCCACGGTGCCGGAGCGCGTGCTGTTGATGACCTGGAGCAACCCCGTGGGCTGGAATCTCTCCCCGTTCGTGCTCCCCGAAGACTCCGTCACCAGCCAGCCCGCGGTGGTGGCCGACGCCCGCGACGGGCTCCACCTCGCGTACCTGCTCAAGAGCGGCGTGAATGTCGGTCTCTACCACACCTCCCGGCCGTATGGCGACGTGGCCTGGTCGCGGCCCAACGGGCCCCTGGCGTTGGGCCGGCTGGTGCGCCAGCCCTGCATCGCGGCGCTGGACAGCGACTGCGTGGTGGTGGCCTGGCGCGATGCCGGCGGCGGCAAGGACGTGATCATGTACCGGCGGCTCAACTCCGCGATCTGGGAGTCGCCCAAGGGGCCCACCGGAACCTCCCTGGGCTCGGCCTGGCCGTTCTCCATGGTGAGTGATGCCGCCAGCAAGCGACTGACCTTCGTTTGGGACAGCGACCCGGGAGACGGGATGCGCGTGATGTACCGCGACATCGGCCTGGAGTCGGCCTGGGACGCCGGCGAGCACGTGCTCGCGGGCCCGGACTCGGGTGGAGCATCTTCGCCCGGCGCGGTGCGCGGCGCCTCCGGCGGCATGGCGGTGGTGTGGCTGCAGAACGGGCGCGTGCACGTGCGGACCCGGCTGGGCACGGTCCCGGTGGGCCGGCCGCCCCAGATCGTGCCGCTGCCATCCTCGCCCTCGCACCTGGGGCAGAGCCGGCCCAACCCCATGAACCCCCACGCGGTGATCCCGTTCCGCGTGCCTGAATCCGGCGCAGTCCTGCCCGCCGGCGGGTCGGCCGCGCGTGGAGCCGGGGTGCCCGCACCTGCGGCTGCGGCGGGCCGCGTGAGCCTGGCCATCCTGGACGTGACCGGCCGGCGGGTGCGCATCCTGCTGGATGGGCCCCGCGATCCGGGCAGTTACGAAGCGACCTGGGATGGCCGGCTCGAAGACGGACGGCGCGCGCCCTCGGGGGTCTACTTCTATCGCCTGGACCTGGGGAGCGGCCGTGTCGAAACCCGCAAGCTGCTGCTGGTCCGCTAG
- a CDS encoding C40 family peptidase — MAPIHREADPCSERVSDAALGTPVRLLSTGPDWCRLRTPDGYEGYARTPGLRPCAAARARAFAGGMVVQAVSSELRFAVPGRPGLHLPAGARVVRVRTAARRTLVELPDGSRGHLPSGALARPGRFSRRSLVENALRFTGVPYVWGGRTGWGLDCSGLVQLAAELAGTALPRDARDQVRRGSAVGLSRAQALRAGDLLFFGKSDSSITHVAIYLGAAKYVHAFGQVRVNSLRPQDVDYLDELPGYFRCARRLPESPSGGAAR; from the coding sequence ATGGCACCCATCCACCGCGAGGCCGACCCCTGCTCGGAACGCGTCAGCGATGCCGCCCTGGGCACTCCCGTGCGCCTGCTGTCCACCGGCCCCGACTGGTGCCGGCTCCGGACCCCCGACGGCTACGAGGGATATGCGCGCACCCCCGGCCTGCGGCCCTGTGCGGCGGCGCGCGCGCGGGCCTTCGCGGGCGGGATGGTGGTCCAGGCGGTCAGCTCCGAGTTACGCTTCGCGGTCCCGGGAAGGCCGGGGCTGCACCTGCCCGCGGGGGCGCGCGTGGTCCGCGTGCGCACCGCGGCGCGGCGCACCCTGGTGGAGCTGCCCGACGGATCGCGGGGTCATCTGCCCTCCGGGGCGCTGGCCCGGCCGGGGCGCTTCTCGCGCCGCTCCCTTGTTGAGAATGCGCTGCGTTTCACGGGCGTGCCCTACGTGTGGGGCGGGCGAACCGGGTGGGGGCTGGACTGCTCAGGTCTCGTCCAGCTTGCCGCGGAATTGGCCGGCACGGCGCTGCCCCGCGACGCGCGGGACCAGGTGCGCCGCGGAAGCGCCGTGGGTTTGAGCCGCGCGCAGGCGCTCAGGGCGGGAGATCTGCTTTTCTTCGGCAAGAGCGATTCGAGTATCACTCACGTTGCGATATATCTCGGTGCGGCGAAATACGTTCATGCCTTCGGCCAGGTGCGCGTGAATTCCCTGCGCCCCCAGGACGTCGACTACCTGGATGAACTCCCCGGGTACTTCCGGTGCGCCCGACGTCTTCCCGAAAGTCCCTCCGGCGGCGCCGCCCGCTAA
- a CDS encoding DUF2029 domain-containing protein — translation MRSSRAGAAAGWLALLAAALFHVAMLESLGSGRLDFLYNDATHRKGQAVDFFTVYWGSLQGLHGGSLYAYDLPHGAAAKEPPYAYSNFRYFPGFAFTIGRLLTLLQPWPAYWAWVALTELLCLLGSLWAWRLAGRWGATGGWRLAVPALWLGFASFYLELYLGQFTLVLAVGVLGLIGLAASGNGAGLARFWILSLLWKFATVLYVPVFHRQRAWRTLAVAAAAVALFTLPYFLSHPADLPRFARYFVMGLGAKTHAGNHGLQALVSVAAEAAWPAAWSVTVGGLAVPLWRGVVLALTLALVALAWRRTLRGRHDVPLMLCLWTSMYFAVSRDVWEHHALLLLPVLTWMLSRLPHRRAGVLLAGVLLALPSPLVFFDVPGLAPEADPEPLWGLGTRVLYHATRALPAAWLLWIGYREMGAGEAEAPGP, via the coding sequence ATGAGATCCTCGCGCGCGGGGGCCGCGGCGGGCTGGCTGGCCCTGCTGGCAGCGGCGCTGTTTCACGTGGCCATGCTGGAGTCGCTGGGCTCCGGCCGGCTCGACTTCCTGTACAACGACGCCACCCACCGCAAGGGCCAGGCGGTGGACTTCTTCACCGTCTACTGGGGCTCCCTGCAAGGACTTCACGGCGGGAGCCTGTACGCCTACGACCTGCCGCACGGGGCCGCCGCCAAGGAACCGCCCTACGCCTACAGCAACTTCCGCTACTTCCCGGGCTTCGCCTTCACTATCGGCCGACTCCTGACGCTCCTCCAGCCCTGGCCGGCCTACTGGGCCTGGGTGGCCCTCACCGAACTCCTGTGCCTGCTGGGCTCCCTGTGGGCCTGGCGACTCGCGGGACGATGGGGTGCCACCGGGGGATGGCGACTGGCAGTGCCCGCCCTGTGGCTGGGCTTCGCGTCCTTCTATCTGGAGCTCTACCTGGGCCAGTTCACTCTCGTCCTGGCGGTGGGAGTGCTGGGACTGATCGGCCTGGCGGCTTCGGGCAACGGGGCCGGCCTGGCGCGGTTCTGGATCCTCTCGCTGCTCTGGAAGTTCGCCACCGTGCTGTACGTGCCGGTGTTCCACCGCCAGCGCGCGTGGCGCACGCTGGCCGTTGCCGCCGCCGCCGTCGCGCTGTTCACGTTGCCCTACTTCCTCTCGCACCCCGCGGACCTGCCGCGCTTCGCGCGCTACTTCGTGATGGGACTGGGGGCGAAGACGCACGCGGGCAACCACGGGCTGCAGGCGCTGGTCAGCGTCGCCGCCGAGGCCGCCTGGCCGGCGGCGTGGTCGGTGACCGTGGGCGGCCTGGCGGTGCCCCTGTGGCGCGGGGTGGTGCTGGCGCTCACCCTGGCGCTGGTGGCGCTGGCGTGGCGGCGCACGCTGCGCGGGCGGCACGACGTACCGCTCATGCTGTGCCTGTGGACCTCGATGTACTTCGCGGTGTCGCGCGACGTGTGGGAGCACCACGCTCTGCTGCTCCTGCCGGTGCTCACCTGGATGCTCTCGCGCCTGCCGCATCGGCGGGCGGGGGTGCTGCTGGCCGGCGTGCTGCTGGCGCTGCCCTCGCCGCTGGTCTTCTTCGACGTGCCGGGGCTGGCCCCGGAGGCCGATCCGGAGCCCCTGTGGGGGCTGGGCACGCGGGTCCTCTACCACGCGACGCGGGCCCTGCCCGCGGCGTGGCTGCTGTGGATCGGCTACCGCGAGATGGGTGCGGGGGAGGCCGAGGCGCCCGGGCCGTAG
- a CDS encoding peptidoglycan DD-metalloendopeptidase family protein, with translation MLKTLFAATLLFALTPAPRPAHAAPDVVDSGARIATHRLPAPEGLHGPLFHDFRYYGPLASDFRYFGPPLPASVPDPIGPTADELVDTSHLLPGQLTPMIWPTVGVGEALAGPPTPADEPEQRYAGPPLPVDVAMPFGPPVPPSEIPTAYGFVWPVGDEDSYQEPDEKGNPGFRVVQGFIPGVRRGGRHMGVDLSNRQSGSVVRSIADGIVALVSDRSKGDPRHTGWGNMIVLAHKLPGGEVVYSLLAHLKDRSIRVRPGDRVTAGQPIAEVGSTGRSEGPHLHLEMRKYLNWNALDLLPEGWQHVGFMNPLGFLATHLVRFPDLPENHWAYPYAMPLVRMGVLSAGPSFVPEQPVTLGEFADMLSRAFGSDAPHLPAHPGDGPVSLASAISYLQDALLPAQASAGADQRNRRILVKSLERATGRPATDFEHPLTRAEAAVLLKAALGADNREPASTAQAPAGAKK, from the coding sequence TTGCTCAAAACCCTGTTCGCCGCGACCCTGTTGTTCGCCCTGACCCCCGCGCCCCGGCCTGCCCACGCGGCCCCGGACGTGGTGGATTCGGGCGCGCGAATCGCGACGCATCGTCTGCCCGCGCCCGAGGGGTTGCACGGCCCCCTGTTCCACGACTTCCGCTACTACGGCCCGCTGGCTTCCGATTTCCGCTACTTCGGCCCGCCGCTGCCGGCCTCCGTGCCGGATCCCATCGGCCCCACGGCGGACGAGCTGGTGGACACCAGCCACCTGTTGCCGGGGCAGCTCACACCCATGATCTGGCCCACGGTCGGGGTCGGAGAGGCGCTCGCGGGTCCGCCCACGCCGGCAGACGAGCCGGAGCAGAGGTATGCGGGACCGCCGCTGCCGGTGGACGTGGCCATGCCCTTCGGACCGCCCGTGCCGCCTTCGGAAATCCCGACCGCCTACGGCTTCGTCTGGCCGGTGGGGGACGAAGACTCCTACCAGGAACCCGACGAAAAGGGCAATCCGGGCTTCCGGGTGGTGCAGGGCTTCATTCCGGGAGTGCGCCGTGGCGGGCGCCACATGGGGGTGGACCTCTCGAACCGCCAGTCCGGTTCGGTGGTGCGCTCCATCGCCGACGGCATCGTGGCGTTGGTGTCCGATCGCAGCAAGGGCGATCCGCGCCACACCGGGTGGGGCAACATGATCGTGCTGGCGCACAAGCTGCCCGGCGGGGAGGTGGTCTACTCGCTGCTCGCGCACCTCAAGGACCGGAGCATCCGCGTGCGGCCGGGCGACCGCGTCACCGCGGGACAGCCCATCGCCGAGGTGGGATCCACCGGCCGCTCCGAGGGCCCGCACCTGCACCTCGAGATGCGCAAGTATCTCAACTGGAACGCGCTCGACCTGCTGCCGGAGGGCTGGCAGCACGTGGGCTTCATGAATCCCCTGGGCTTCCTGGCCACGCACCTGGTGCGCTTCCCGGACCTGCCCGAGAATCACTGGGCCTATCCCTACGCCATGCCGCTGGTCCGCATGGGGGTGCTCAGCGCGGGCCCTTCGTTCGTGCCGGAACAGCCGGTGACGCTGGGAGAATTCGCGGACATGCTCTCCCGGGCCTTCGGCTCCGACGCCCCGCACCTCCCCGCGCACCCCGGCGACGGGCCGGTGTCGCTGGCGTCGGCGATCTCGTACCTGCAGGACGCGCTGCTGCCCGCGCAGGCCTCCGCCGGCGCCGACCAGCGCAACCGTCGCATCCTGGTGAAGAGCCTCGAGCGCGCCACCGGCAGGCCCGCCACCGATTTCGAGCACCCGCTGACCCGGGCCGAGGCCGCGGTGCTGCTCAAGGCCGCGCTGGGCGCCGACAACCGCGAGCCGGCCAGCACCGCGCAGGCCCCGGCAGGCGCGAAGAAGTAA
- a CDS encoding TonB-dependent receptor translates to MEGVVTDAKTGKPVPFANVTIPALQRGAQSDERGAYFLLNIPAGRYTVKIGIIGYEGVSRPDVTIVPDFSTQLNAQLNPTTATTLKESIVTGERPLIQRDATGSTRVITGEEIQAMPTRGYRDAVAQQAGVVTQGRYANDIEASNAPSLYLRGGRSNSVAYFVDGFSTQDPLTGSSTTAINQNAVLEVATIVGGFNAEYGRVSSGIVNVITKEGGKSFAGNVEFLTDYGTNKWTGARSYGNLVYNGQFSGPVIPGSEKLTFFLAAEVRNNRDRAPRPNMVSPDGEVLHAGILPNNFLTGWTWQGKLAWRPDAMTNVKVSVLGSRDDWRRYQNEYRFNTAHMPRYHDFNNTASITLNRTLNTTSYLTAAISTSGNERIRGDGVYFNDVLRYSEGLRGNTSNPLFAYNDDFFAAGHVDDDFFHRKGTYVEGKLDYTNQLTRHHTLKVGGDVQRHSLRYYRHLYPTVMGRLDYQNDDVVYYGFDPFGRETDDEYLDDLRDSLGVLVKASNNKIDNRDNLAKHPLLAAVYLQDKVEYEGLIANLGIRWDYLAPRTKRLADPAHPLDSLVVDGQGNETWIPTGNAVLVDAKASTKFSPRLGVSFPVSDKTDFRFNYGLFYQLPNLQDLYTNYRYLTYKVNTGGYFYPFGNPNLEPERTTQMEVGVAQQLGKASALDVALWYKDIQGMEQVKQQAAAPNSYSSYRNTDFGTLRGIDVGYTLRRSEKVSGSFNYTIAWARGTGSNPQSQRNIAWQGTEEPKVVAALDFDVRHKMTANIDFHTDESREGAGYRNLWADAGVNLLFNAQSGTPYTPVKIYDEVTQLSVANNVVGDLNSRYKPWNVTLDLKAHKTVKLRQGMSLELQLYVYNLLNRYNPNSVYLGTGDPYVTGFLNLESGQQLGPDDRKIYEIAQRNPLNFDNPRMVRFGAVLGF, encoded by the coding sequence ATGGAGGGCGTCGTCACCGACGCCAAGACCGGCAAGCCCGTCCCCTTCGCCAATGTCACCATTCCTGCCCTGCAGCGGGGAGCCCAGTCGGATGAGCGGGGGGCCTACTTCCTCCTCAACATCCCCGCGGGGCGATACACGGTGAAGATCGGCATCATCGGCTACGAGGGTGTTTCCCGTCCCGATGTCACGATCGTGCCCGACTTCTCCACCCAGCTGAACGCACAGCTCAACCCCACCACCGCCACCACCCTGAAGGAATCGATCGTCACCGGGGAGCGGCCGCTGATCCAGCGGGACGCCACCGGCTCGACGCGCGTGATCACCGGCGAGGAGATCCAGGCCATGCCCACGCGCGGCTACCGCGACGCGGTGGCCCAGCAGGCAGGCGTGGTGACCCAGGGCCGGTACGCCAACGACATCGAGGCCTCCAACGCGCCGTCGCTGTACCTGCGCGGCGGCCGCTCCAACTCGGTGGCCTACTTCGTGGATGGCTTCTCCACCCAGGACCCGCTGACCGGCAGCTCCACCACCGCCATCAACCAGAACGCGGTGCTCGAGGTGGCCACCATCGTGGGCGGTTTCAACGCCGAGTATGGCCGCGTGTCCTCCGGCATCGTGAACGTGATCACCAAGGAGGGCGGCAAGAGCTTCGCGGGCAACGTGGAGTTCCTGACCGACTACGGCACCAACAAGTGGACCGGGGCCCGCAGCTACGGCAACCTGGTGTACAACGGGCAGTTCTCCGGCCCGGTGATCCCGGGCAGCGAGAAGCTGACGTTCTTCCTGGCGGCCGAGGTGCGCAACAACCGCGACCGCGCGCCGCGCCCGAACATGGTCTCGCCGGACGGCGAGGTGCTGCACGCGGGCATCCTGCCCAACAACTTCCTGACCGGCTGGACCTGGCAGGGCAAGCTGGCCTGGCGTCCGGACGCGATGACCAACGTGAAGGTCTCGGTCCTGGGAAGTCGCGACGACTGGCGGCGCTACCAGAATGAATACCGCTTCAACACCGCGCACATGCCGAGGTATCACGACTTCAACAACACCGCCTCGATCACGCTCAACCGCACGCTGAACACCACCAGCTACCTCACGGCGGCGATCTCGACCAGCGGCAACGAGCGCATCCGCGGCGACGGCGTGTACTTCAACGACGTGCTTCGCTACAGCGAAGGGCTGCGCGGAAACACCTCCAACCCGCTGTTCGCGTACAACGACGACTTCTTCGCCGCGGGTCACGTGGACGACGATTTCTTCCACCGCAAGGGCACCTACGTGGAGGGCAAGCTGGACTACACCAACCAGCTCACCCGCCACCACACGCTGAAGGTGGGTGGCGACGTCCAGCGCCACTCGCTGCGCTACTACCGCCACCTGTACCCCACCGTGATGGGCCGGCTGGACTACCAGAACGACGACGTCGTGTACTACGGGTTCGACCCGTTCGGCCGCGAGACCGACGACGAGTACCTGGATGACCTGCGCGATTCGCTGGGCGTGCTGGTGAAGGCCAGCAACAACAAGATCGACAACCGGGACAACCTGGCCAAGCACCCGCTGCTGGCCGCGGTGTACCTGCAGGACAAGGTGGAGTACGAGGGGCTGATCGCCAACCTGGGGATCCGCTGGGACTACCTGGCGCCCCGCACCAAGCGGCTGGCCGACCCGGCCCACCCGCTGGACTCGCTGGTGGTCGACGGCCAGGGCAACGAGACCTGGATCCCGACCGGCAACGCCGTGCTCGTGGACGCCAAGGCCTCCACCAAGTTCAGCCCCCGGCTGGGCGTGAGCTTCCCGGTGTCCGACAAGACGGACTTCCGGTTCAACTACGGCCTGTTCTACCAGCTGCCGAACCTCCAGGACCTGTACACCAACTACCGCTACCTCACCTACAAGGTGAACACCGGCGGGTACTTCTACCCGTTCGGCAACCCCAACCTGGAGCCCGAGCGCACCACCCAGATGGAGGTGGGCGTGGCGCAGCAGCTGGGCAAGGCCAGCGCCCTGGACGTGGCGCTGTGGTACAAGGACATCCAGGGGATGGAGCAGGTGAAGCAGCAGGCCGCCGCGCCCAACTCCTATTCCTCGTACCGCAACACCGACTTCGGAACCCTGCGGGGAATCGACGTGGGCTACACGTTGCGGCGCTCGGAGAAGGTGTCCGGCAGCTTCAATTACACGATCGCGTGGGCGCGCGGCACCGGGTCGAACCCGCAGTCGCAGCGCAACATCGCCTGGCAGGGCACCGAGGAGCCCAAGGTGGTGGCGGCGCTGGACTTCGACGTGCGGCACAAGATGACCGCCAACATCGACTTCCACACCGACGAGTCGCGGGAGGGCGCGGGATACCGCAACCTGTGGGCCGACGCGGGCGTGAACCTGCTGTTCAACGCCCAGAGCGGCACCCCGTACACGCCGGTGAAGATCTACGACGAAGTGACGCAGCTCTCCGTCGCCAACAACGTGGTCGGGGACCTGAACTCGCGCTACAAGCCCTGGAACGTGACGCTGGACCTCAAGGCGCACAAGACCGTGAAGCTGCGCCAGGGGATGAGCCTCGAGCTTCAGCTCTACGTGTACAACCTGCTGAACCGGTACAACCCGAACAGCGTGTACCTGGGGACCGGCGATCCCTACGTCACCGGGTTCCTGAACCTGGAATCGGGCCAGCAGCTGGGCCCGGACGACCGCAAGATCTACGAGATCGCGCAGCGGAACCCGCTCAACTTCGACAACCCCAGGATGGTCCGCTTCGGCGCGGTGCTGGGCTTCTAG
- a CDS encoding GWxTD domain-containing protein, translated as MRRSLTLLWLLALPIAIPPSAARAQMPAMDRRPAFTTSCASFRDTSGAPLVEVALEIGASELSFIREGGGFRAEVDIAVSLYDSRDELRGGDVWRRAVSLDHYGQLNRREPVIRERRRFPVPPGRYRVRVEVRDLNADASNATELETTVEGPGPRSGGRGPSLRLGDIQLGALADSLGPPRRDSIRPSVSLVFGNPLPRLACFGEAYVQGPGPDTVELRLRIFDESGAELADAPGVARVKDGVAAYLLRPPVDRLGVGGYLLEVQARWGGEKERRQLRFEMDETRIVFDEHFSEVIEMLALVARSDELDSLRDCPAPERQARWNRFWDRHNPDPGGKGNPAEREFFRRVRYATQHFSGKGLGPGWRTDMGRIYIKYGPPDQMEQRPRTATESAVEIWYYNEPTRMTFFFVDRTGFGRFELVDQRGG; from the coding sequence ATGCGACGCTCTCTGACCCTGCTGTGGCTCCTCGCGCTCCCGATTGCGATCCCGCCCTCCGCGGCCCGGGCGCAGATGCCGGCCATGGACCGCCGGCCCGCGTTTACCACCAGCTGTGCCAGCTTCCGCGACACCTCGGGCGCCCCGCTGGTGGAGGTGGCCCTGGAGATCGGCGCCTCGGAGCTCTCGTTCATTCGGGAGGGCGGAGGCTTCCGCGCAGAGGTGGACATCGCCGTCAGCCTGTACGACTCGCGCGACGAGCTGCGCGGAGGCGACGTGTGGCGCCGCGCGGTCTCCTTGGACCACTATGGCCAGCTGAACCGCCGGGAGCCGGTGATACGGGAGCGGCGTCGCTTCCCGGTTCCGCCCGGCCGCTACCGCGTGCGCGTGGAGGTGCGCGACCTCAACGCCGACGCCTCCAATGCCACCGAGTTGGAGACCACCGTGGAAGGCCCGGGCCCGAGATCGGGCGGGCGCGGGCCCTCGCTGCGGCTGGGCGACATCCAGCTGGGCGCCCTGGCGGATTCCCTGGGCCCGCCGCGGCGCGATTCGATCCGTCCCTCGGTCTCCCTGGTGTTCGGCAACCCTCTGCCGCGGCTGGCCTGCTTTGGCGAAGCCTACGTGCAGGGCCCCGGTCCGGACACCGTGGAGCTGCGCCTGCGCATCTTTGACGAGAGCGGCGCCGAGCTGGCCGACGCCCCCGGAGTGGCGCGCGTGAAGGACGGCGTTGCGGCCTACCTGCTGCGCCCCCCCGTGGATCGCCTGGGAGTGGGTGGCTACCTTCTGGAGGTCCAGGCACGCTGGGGCGGGGAAAAGGAGCGCCGCCAGTTGCGCTTCGAGATGGACGAGACCCGGATCGTGTTCGACGAACACTTCTCCGAGGTCATCGAGATGCTGGCTCTGGTGGCGCGAAGCGACGAGCTGGACTCTCTGCGGGACTGCCCCGCCCCCGAGCGCCAGGCGCGGTGGAACCGCTTCTGGGACCGCCACAATCCAGACCCGGGCGGCAAGGGCAACCCCGCGGAGCGGGAGTTCTTCCGCCGCGTGCGGTACGCCACCCAGCACTTCTCCGGGAAGGGGCTGGGGCCGGGCTGGCGCACCGACATGGGCAGGATCTACATCAAGTACGGCCCGCCCGACCAGATGGAGCAGCGCCCACGCACCGCCACCGAGTCGGCCGTGGAGATCTGGTACTACAACGAGCCCACCCGCATGACTTTCTTCTTCGTGGATCGCACCGGCTTCGGCCGCTTCGAGCTGGTCGACCAGCGGGGCGGATGA